In a genomic window of Phragmites australis chromosome 14, lpPhrAust1.1, whole genome shotgun sequence:
- the LOC133890151 gene encoding uncharacterized protein LOC133890151 isoform X1: MGPRLDKGRPPPLLSLGPKPKAKHATSQSVSQSTTPSPSVETKPSTAMFAKRLFHKALHHQGGGGGGGGPAGDVAEMDAQIALHYGVPYTASVLAFDPVQRLLAIGTLDGRIKIFGGDNIEGLLISPKSVPYKFVQFIQNQGLLVAISNDNEIQVWNLEFRQLFYSSQWDVNITAFAVIDGTFLMYLGDENGLLSVLKYDVDDGKLQRMPYNVPIQSLAEAAGVSLQDPQPIVGILPLPDTFGTRVLIAYEKGLLVIWDVSEDHAISIRGYGDLHMKGQVTGAQRDAGEDQLDNTIDESEEEREICSLCWASKGGSTVAVGYITGDILLWDMTTRSSRQDKQSDASSNVVKLQLASGSRRLPVIVLHWSAGSALDTKKGGHLFVYGGDDMGSEEVLTVLSLESTAGLESLSCMSRMDLKLDGSFADMILIPDTGVPDKSRTSALFILTNPGQLNFYDGGSLFSVQNTKEGNALPEAQKFPVAVPTIDPNITVTNLCSLSGREFPNISLKKFCARQSATPFISGNMKWPLTGGVPSEMSLNEDHAVERIYIAGYQDGSVRIWDATFPVLMPMFVLDGKVAGVNLDGANASVSSLAFCSSNMILAVGATSGLVRIYKLREHTGDSSFHFVSESKQEAHVVHHARGFHCHVAFMASNSPVRSLLFTASGEVLAAGYQNGQVAMFDPSQLSIIFAVDCASGTNSPVVSLSINSIAASATKEDQSKKESKKSAKLPRDVLLSLTKDARVTVLDTTTGVMINSHLLDQKQSSAVSMYVIDGASDENQTRLSEEKSPSQGQTGKGNYVDRKQAQGVEKHPKNAPQLSNNGGLDSLLLVCCEDVLLLFSMVLLIQGSSKHLHKTKLAKPCRWSSVFKNMDDKICGLILAYETGTIELRSVPDLAVVADSSLMSLLRWSYKTGMEKSTSSSNGQIALVNGSEFAIISLVASENDFRIPESLPSLHDKVLAAAADAAITFSTDQRRKQNPAGIFGGIIKGMKDKAEGNTKIKGSFTEQIPSEHLESIFLKESFVEPSIPNPDDPIEELSIDDIVIDDEVSLAPAPASSSTSHVNKKTTVEEERAKLFEGSSDVDKPRMRTPQEILTKYKFGGDAAAAAAHAKDKLMQRQEKLERISQQTAELQNGAENFASLAQELAKKMENKKWWKL, from the exons ATGGGCCCCCGTTTAGACAAAGGAAGGCCTCCTCCTTTGCTTTCTCTGGGCCCAAAACCCAAAGCGAAGCACGCCACCAGTCAGTCAGTCAGCCAGTCGACCACGCCGTCGCCGTCCGTCGAGACCAAACCATCGACGGCGATGTTTGCGAAGCGCCTCTTCCACAAGGCTCTCCATCATCAG ggagggggagggggaggaggaggacctgCTGGGGACGTAGCCGAAATGGATGCGCAGATCGCGCTTCACTACGGGGTGCCCTACACCGCCTCAGTCCTCGCGTTTGATCCTGTCCAGCGCCTCCTCGCCATCGGAACGCT AGATGGTAGGATAAAAATATTTGGAGGCGATAACATCGAAGGCCTCCTCATATCACCGAAGAGTGTCCCATACAAGTTTGTGCAG TTTATACAAAATCAGGGGCTTCTGGTTGCCATCTCTAACGATAATGAAATCCAG GTATGGAATCTTGAGTTCAGGCAACTATTTTATTCTTCCCAGTGGGACGTCAACATTACTGCTTTTGCAGTCATAGATGGGACCTTTCTGAT GTACCTTGGAGATGAGAATGGTCTTCTTTCTGTATTGAAGTATGATGTAGATGATGGGAAGCTTCAAAGGATGCCATACAATGTTCCTATACAGTCCTTGGCCG AAGCGGCTGGTGTTTCCTTACAGGATCCTCAACCTATTGTTGGAATACTGCCCCTACCTGACACTTTTGGGACAAG GGTGCTAATTGCATATGAGAAAGGGTTGTTAGTTATTTGGGATGTATCGGAGGACCATGCAATTTCTATTAGAGGCTATGGGGATTTACACATGAAGGGTCAAGTAACTGGTGCTCAGAGGGATGCTGGTGAAGATCAATTGGACAATACTATTGATGAAAGTGAAGAAGAGAGGGaaatttgttctctttgttGGGCATCAAAAGGGGGCTCAACCGTTGCTGTTGGCTATATAACAGGAGACATACTTCTATGGGATATGACTACAAGATCCTCTAGGCAAGACAAGCAAAGTGACGCTTCATCTAATGTTGTTAAGCTGCAGCTGGCTTCAGGAAGCCGTAGGCTTCCTGTTATTGTCTTGCATTGGTCTGCTGGGTCAGCACTGGATACTAAGAAAGGAGGGCATCTTTTTGTATATGGTGGTGATGATATGGGATCTGAAGAAGTTCTCACG GTTCTTAGCTTGGAATCGACTGCTGGATTAGAATCACTAAGTTGCATGTCGCGGATGGACCTCAAGCTTGATGGATCCTTTGCTGATATGATTCTTATTCCAGATACTGGGGTTCCCGATAAAAGCCGAACTTCGGCACTTTTCATTTTAACAAATCCTGGACAATTGAATTTTTATGATGGTGGTTCTCTATTTTCTGTGCAAAACACAAAAGAGGGAAATGCTCTGCCTGAAGCACAGAAATTTCCAGTTGCAGTTCCTACGATTGATCCCAACATAACAGTCACAAATCTTTGTTCACTATCCGGAAGGGAATTTCCAAATATTTCACTAAAG AAATTTTGTGCTAGGCAAAGTGCCACACCTTTCATATCAGGGAACATGAAATGGCCTTTGACTGGCGGGGTTCCTAGTGAGATGTCACTGAATGAAGATCATGCTGTTGAAAGAATATACATTGCAGGCTACCAAGATGGTTCTGTGAGAATATGGGATGCAACATTTCCAGTTCTGATGCCAATGTTTGTTTTGGATGGAAAG GTGGCTGGTGTTAATTTGGATGGAGCAAATGCTTCTGTATCATCTCTGGCTTTTTGTTCATCAAACATGATATTGGCTGTTGGGGCAACAAGTGGTCTG GTCCGCATCTATAAACTTCGTGAGCACACTGGAGATTCAAGCTTTCACTTTGTGAGTGAATCTAAGCAAGAAG ctcatgttgttcatcatgcGAGAGGGTTTCATTGTCATGTTGCCTTTATGGCATCAAATTCCCCAGTGCGATCTCTCCTATTTACAGCTTCGGGAGAGGTCCTTGCGGCAGGCTATCAGAACGGTCAG GTGGCAATGTTTGATCCGAGTCAGCTATCAATTATATTCGCTGTGGATTGTGCATCAGGAACAAACTCTCCTGTTGTTTCCTTGAGCATTAACAGTATAGCTGCATCTGCTACAAAAGAAGATCAGTCAAAGAAAGAAAGTAAAAAAAGTGCAAAATTACCCAGAGATGTTCTTCTTTCATTGACAAAGGATGCTCGCGTTACTGTACTTGACACCACAACTGGTGTGATGATAAATTCACATCTCTTAGATCAGAAGCAATCATCTGCTGTTTCCATGTATGTCATAG ATGGAGCTTCAGACGAGAACCAAACTCGATTATCAGAAGAAAAATCCCCAAGTCAAGGTCAGACAGGAAAAGGCAATTATGTTGACAGAAAACAAGCACAAGGAGTTGAAAAGCACCCAAAAAATGCTCCCCAGCTTTCAAACAATGGTGGTTTAGATTCACTTCTTttggtctgctgtgaggacgtgCTGCTTTTGTTTTCGATGGTACTGTTAATTCAG GGAAGCAGCAAGCATCTACATAAGACGAAACTTGCAAAACCTTGTCGGTGGTCATCAGTTTTCAAGAACATGGATGACAAAATTTGTGGGTTGATATTAGCTTATGAGACAGGCACGATAGAATTGAG ATCTGTGCCAGACCTGGCTGTTGTTGCTGATAGCTCCTTGATGTCATTATTAAGATGGAGTTACAAGACAGGCATGGAAAAATCCACAAGCTCTTCAAATGGACAAATTGCtctg GTAAATGGATCTGAATTTGCGATCATCTCTCTCGTAGCCTCAGAGAATGACTtcag GATTCCAGAATCTCTGCCGTCCCTTCATGACAAAGTACTTGCAGCAGCTGCTGATGCAGCTATTACTTTCTCAACTGACCAGAGAAGAAAGCAG AATCCAGCAGGAATTTTTGGTGGCATCATTAAAGGAATGAAAGACAAGGCTGAAGGAAACACGAAAATTAAAGGAAGTTTCACTGAGCAAATCCCCAGCGAACATTTGGAGTCAATTTTCTTGAAAGAATCGTTTGTTGAACCATCAATACCCAATCCTGATGATCCAATAGAAGAACTGTCGATTg ATGACATAGTGATTGATGATGAAGTATCACTAGCCCCGGCACCAGCATCATCCTCTACATCACACGTGAATAAGAAAACAACAG TAGAGGAGGAGAGAGCGAAACTATTTGAAGGGTCAAGCGATGTTGATAAACCAAGAATGAGAACTCCACAGGAAATTCTAACCAAATATAAGTTTGGCGGG GATGCGGCGGCAGCAGCTGCTCATGCGAAAGATAAGCTCATGCAACGGCAGGAGAAACTAGAG AGAATAAGCCAACAAACCGCAGAGCTTCAGAATGGAGCAGAAAACTTTGCTTCGCTCGCCCAGGAGCTTGCGAAAAAAATGGAGAACAAGAAGTGGTGGAAGCTATAA
- the LOC133890937 gene encoding temperature-sensitive sn-2 acyl-lipid omega-3 desaturase (ferredoxin), chloroplastic-like encodes MLYRRPPISYRPLKTSQPATSGGVAKRRRGQIETRAMARLLLSVSVSQSSSCCGRLPLSSARRRIAARVRVAAPTQGQGASLAEAEGGAGAFDPGAPPPFGLADIRAAIPKHCWVKDPWRSMSYVLRDVVLVLGLAAAAARLDSWLVWPLYWAAQGTMFWALFVLGHDCGHGSFSNNPNLNSVVGHILHSSILVPYHGWRISHRTHHQNHGHVDKDESWHPLPEGLYKSLNNVTRMLRFKMPFPMLAYPFYLWSRSPGKSGSHFHPSSDLFQPNESKDVLTSTACWLAMAGLLAGLTFAMGPLQMIKLYAVPYWIFVMWLDFVTYLHHHGHDEKLPWYRGKEWSYLRGGLTTLDRDYGWINNIHHDIGTHVIHHLFPQIPHYHLIEATEAAKPVLGKYYRQPERSAPFPFHLFGDLVRSLRSDHFVSDTGDVVYYETDPKMKQ; translated from the exons ATGCTCTACCGTCGTCCACCCATATCGTATCGACCTTTGAAAACCAGCCAGCCGGCCACTTCGGGAGGGGTGGCCAAGCGGCGGCGCGGGCAGATCGAGACGAGAGCAATGGCCCGGCTGCTGCTCTCCGTCTCCGTCTCCcagagcagcagctgctgcggcCGCCTCCCGCTCTCTTCCGCCCGACGCCGCATTGCTGCCCGCGTCCGCGTCGCCGCGCCCACCCAAGGACAAGGAGCCTCTTTGGCCGAGGCCGAGGGTGGTGCTGGTGCGTTCGACCccggggcgccgccgccgttcgGGCTCGCCGACATCCGCGCCGCCATCCCAAAGCACTGCTGGGTCAAGGACCCTTGGCGCTCCATGAGCTACGTCCTGCGGGACGTCGTCCTCGTGctcggcctcgccgccgccgccgcgcgcctcgACAGCTGGCTCGTCTGGCCACTCTACTGGGCGGCGCAGGGCACCATGTTCTGGGCGCTCTTCGTCCTCGGACACGACTG TGGGCACGGGAGCTTCTCCAACAACCCCAACCTCAACAGCGTCGTCGGCCACATTCTCCACTCCTCCATCCTTGTGCCCTACCACGGCTG GAGGATTAGCCACCGGACGCACCACCAGAACCACGGCCATGTCGACAAGGACGAGTCCTGGCATCCT CTCCCCGAGGGGCTGTACAAGAGCCTGAACAATGTCACCCGGATGCTGCGCTTCAAAATGCCGTTCCCGATGCTCGCCTACCCCTTCTACCTG TGGTCGAGGAGTCCAGGGAAGTCGGGGTCGCACTTCCACCCGAGCAGCGACCTGTTCCAGCCCAACGAGAGCAAGGACGTGCTGACTTCGACGGCGTGCTGGCTGGCCATGGCCGGCCTCCTCGCTGGCCTCACCTTCGCCATGGGGCCTCTGCAGATGATCAAGCTCTACGCTGTCCCCTACTGG ATATTTGTCATGTGGCTGGACTTCGTCACCTACCTGCACCATCACGGCCATGACGAAAAGCTTCCCTGGTACCGCGGAAAG GAGTGGAGCTATCTTCGGGGAGGCTTGACAACGCTTGACCGGGACTACGGATGGATCAACAACATCCACCACGACATCGGGACTCATGTGATTCATCATCTCTTCCCGCAGATCCCACATTACCATCTGATAGAGGCG ACGGAGGCAGCGAAGCCGGTGCTGGGCAAGTACTACAGGCAGCCGGAGAGGTCTGCCCCTTTCCCATTTCACCTGTTTGGTGATCTGGTACGGAGCTTGAGAAGCGACCACTTCGTCAGCGACACGGGCGATGTGGTCTACTACGAGACGGACCCAAAGATGAAGCAGTAG
- the LOC133890151 gene encoding uncharacterized protein LOC133890151 isoform X2 — protein MGPRLDKGRPPPLLSLGPKPKAKHATSQSVSQSTTPSPSVETKPSTAMFAKRLFHKALHHQGGGGGGGGPAGDVAEMDAQIALHYGVPYTASVLAFDPVQRLLAIGTLDGRIKIFGGDNIEGLLISPKSVPYKFVQFIQNQGLLVAISNDNEIQVWNLEFRQLFYSSQWDVNITAFAVIDGTFLMYLGDENGLLSVLKYDVDDGKLQRMPYNVPIQSLAEAAGVSLQDPQPIVGILPLPDTFGTRVLIAYEKGLLVIWDVSEDHAISIRGYGDLHMKGQVTGAQRDAGEDQLDNTIDESEEEREICSLCWASKGGSTVAVGYITGDILLWDMTTRSSRQDKQSDASSNVVKLQLASGSRRLPVIVLHWSAGSALDTKKGGHLFVYGGDDMGSEEVLTVLSLESTAGLESLSCMSRMDLKLDGSFADMILIPDTGVPDKSRTSALFILTNPGQLNFYDGGSLFSVQNTKEGNALPEAQKFPVAVPTIDPNITVTNLCSLSGREFPNISLKKFCARQSATPFISGNMKWPLTGGVPSEMSLNEDHAVERIYIAGYQDGSVRIWDATFPVLMPMFVLDGKVAGVNLDGANASVSSLAFCSSNMILAVGATSGLVRIYKLREHTGDSSFHFVSESKQEAHVVHHARGFHCHVAFMASNSPVRSLLFTASGEVLAAGYQNGQVAMFDPSQLSIIFAVDCASGTNSPVVSLSINSIAASATKEDQSKKESKKSAKLPRDVLLSLTKDARVTVLDTTTGVMINSHLLDQKQSSAVSMYVIDGASDENQTRLSEEKSPSQGQTGKGNYVDRKQAQGVEKHPKNAPQLSNNGGLDSLLLVCCEDVLLLFSMVLLIQGSSKHLHKTKLAKPCRWSSVFKNMDDKICGLILAYETGTIELRSVPDLAVVADSSLMSLLRWSYKTGMEKSTSSSNGQIALVNGSEFAIISLVASENDFRIPESLPSLHDKVLAAAADAAITFSTDQRRKQNPAGIFGGIIKGMKDKAEGNTKIKGSFTEQIPSEHLESIFLKESFVEPSIPNPDDPIEELSIDDIVIDDEVSLAPAPASSSTSHVNKKTTEEERAKLFEGSSDVDKPRMRTPQEILTKYKFGGDAAAAAAHAKDKLMQRQEKLERISQQTAELQNGAENFASLAQELAKKMENKKWWKL, from the exons ATGGGCCCCCGTTTAGACAAAGGAAGGCCTCCTCCTTTGCTTTCTCTGGGCCCAAAACCCAAAGCGAAGCACGCCACCAGTCAGTCAGTCAGCCAGTCGACCACGCCGTCGCCGTCCGTCGAGACCAAACCATCGACGGCGATGTTTGCGAAGCGCCTCTTCCACAAGGCTCTCCATCATCAG ggagggggagggggaggaggaggacctgCTGGGGACGTAGCCGAAATGGATGCGCAGATCGCGCTTCACTACGGGGTGCCCTACACCGCCTCAGTCCTCGCGTTTGATCCTGTCCAGCGCCTCCTCGCCATCGGAACGCT AGATGGTAGGATAAAAATATTTGGAGGCGATAACATCGAAGGCCTCCTCATATCACCGAAGAGTGTCCCATACAAGTTTGTGCAG TTTATACAAAATCAGGGGCTTCTGGTTGCCATCTCTAACGATAATGAAATCCAG GTATGGAATCTTGAGTTCAGGCAACTATTTTATTCTTCCCAGTGGGACGTCAACATTACTGCTTTTGCAGTCATAGATGGGACCTTTCTGAT GTACCTTGGAGATGAGAATGGTCTTCTTTCTGTATTGAAGTATGATGTAGATGATGGGAAGCTTCAAAGGATGCCATACAATGTTCCTATACAGTCCTTGGCCG AAGCGGCTGGTGTTTCCTTACAGGATCCTCAACCTATTGTTGGAATACTGCCCCTACCTGACACTTTTGGGACAAG GGTGCTAATTGCATATGAGAAAGGGTTGTTAGTTATTTGGGATGTATCGGAGGACCATGCAATTTCTATTAGAGGCTATGGGGATTTACACATGAAGGGTCAAGTAACTGGTGCTCAGAGGGATGCTGGTGAAGATCAATTGGACAATACTATTGATGAAAGTGAAGAAGAGAGGGaaatttgttctctttgttGGGCATCAAAAGGGGGCTCAACCGTTGCTGTTGGCTATATAACAGGAGACATACTTCTATGGGATATGACTACAAGATCCTCTAGGCAAGACAAGCAAAGTGACGCTTCATCTAATGTTGTTAAGCTGCAGCTGGCTTCAGGAAGCCGTAGGCTTCCTGTTATTGTCTTGCATTGGTCTGCTGGGTCAGCACTGGATACTAAGAAAGGAGGGCATCTTTTTGTATATGGTGGTGATGATATGGGATCTGAAGAAGTTCTCACG GTTCTTAGCTTGGAATCGACTGCTGGATTAGAATCACTAAGTTGCATGTCGCGGATGGACCTCAAGCTTGATGGATCCTTTGCTGATATGATTCTTATTCCAGATACTGGGGTTCCCGATAAAAGCCGAACTTCGGCACTTTTCATTTTAACAAATCCTGGACAATTGAATTTTTATGATGGTGGTTCTCTATTTTCTGTGCAAAACACAAAAGAGGGAAATGCTCTGCCTGAAGCACAGAAATTTCCAGTTGCAGTTCCTACGATTGATCCCAACATAACAGTCACAAATCTTTGTTCACTATCCGGAAGGGAATTTCCAAATATTTCACTAAAG AAATTTTGTGCTAGGCAAAGTGCCACACCTTTCATATCAGGGAACATGAAATGGCCTTTGACTGGCGGGGTTCCTAGTGAGATGTCACTGAATGAAGATCATGCTGTTGAAAGAATATACATTGCAGGCTACCAAGATGGTTCTGTGAGAATATGGGATGCAACATTTCCAGTTCTGATGCCAATGTTTGTTTTGGATGGAAAG GTGGCTGGTGTTAATTTGGATGGAGCAAATGCTTCTGTATCATCTCTGGCTTTTTGTTCATCAAACATGATATTGGCTGTTGGGGCAACAAGTGGTCTG GTCCGCATCTATAAACTTCGTGAGCACACTGGAGATTCAAGCTTTCACTTTGTGAGTGAATCTAAGCAAGAAG ctcatgttgttcatcatgcGAGAGGGTTTCATTGTCATGTTGCCTTTATGGCATCAAATTCCCCAGTGCGATCTCTCCTATTTACAGCTTCGGGAGAGGTCCTTGCGGCAGGCTATCAGAACGGTCAG GTGGCAATGTTTGATCCGAGTCAGCTATCAATTATATTCGCTGTGGATTGTGCATCAGGAACAAACTCTCCTGTTGTTTCCTTGAGCATTAACAGTATAGCTGCATCTGCTACAAAAGAAGATCAGTCAAAGAAAGAAAGTAAAAAAAGTGCAAAATTACCCAGAGATGTTCTTCTTTCATTGACAAAGGATGCTCGCGTTACTGTACTTGACACCACAACTGGTGTGATGATAAATTCACATCTCTTAGATCAGAAGCAATCATCTGCTGTTTCCATGTATGTCATAG ATGGAGCTTCAGACGAGAACCAAACTCGATTATCAGAAGAAAAATCCCCAAGTCAAGGTCAGACAGGAAAAGGCAATTATGTTGACAGAAAACAAGCACAAGGAGTTGAAAAGCACCCAAAAAATGCTCCCCAGCTTTCAAACAATGGTGGTTTAGATTCACTTCTTttggtctgctgtgaggacgtgCTGCTTTTGTTTTCGATGGTACTGTTAATTCAG GGAAGCAGCAAGCATCTACATAAGACGAAACTTGCAAAACCTTGTCGGTGGTCATCAGTTTTCAAGAACATGGATGACAAAATTTGTGGGTTGATATTAGCTTATGAGACAGGCACGATAGAATTGAG ATCTGTGCCAGACCTGGCTGTTGTTGCTGATAGCTCCTTGATGTCATTATTAAGATGGAGTTACAAGACAGGCATGGAAAAATCCACAAGCTCTTCAAATGGACAAATTGCtctg GTAAATGGATCTGAATTTGCGATCATCTCTCTCGTAGCCTCAGAGAATGACTtcag GATTCCAGAATCTCTGCCGTCCCTTCATGACAAAGTACTTGCAGCAGCTGCTGATGCAGCTATTACTTTCTCAACTGACCAGAGAAGAAAGCAG AATCCAGCAGGAATTTTTGGTGGCATCATTAAAGGAATGAAAGACAAGGCTGAAGGAAACACGAAAATTAAAGGAAGTTTCACTGAGCAAATCCCCAGCGAACATTTGGAGTCAATTTTCTTGAAAGAATCGTTTGTTGAACCATCAATACCCAATCCTGATGATCCAATAGAAGAACTGTCGATTg ATGACATAGTGATTGATGATGAAGTATCACTAGCCCCGGCACCAGCATCATCCTCTACATCACACGTGAATAAGAAAACAACAG AGGAGGAGAGAGCGAAACTATTTGAAGGGTCAAGCGATGTTGATAAACCAAGAATGAGAACTCCACAGGAAATTCTAACCAAATATAAGTTTGGCGGG GATGCGGCGGCAGCAGCTGCTCATGCGAAAGATAAGCTCATGCAACGGCAGGAGAAACTAGAG AGAATAAGCCAACAAACCGCAGAGCTTCAGAATGGAGCAGAAAACTTTGCTTCGCTCGCCCAGGAGCTTGCGAAAAAAATGGAGAACAAGAAGTGGTGGAAGCTATAA